TCCACCGAAGGGGCCGTGCTTCCGGGCTACGGGTGGATCTTCCCGCTGGGAAACGGTGAGGTGAACATCGGCGTCGGCGCGTTGGCCACCGCCAAGCGACCCGCCGACGTCGCGCTGAAACCCCTGATCAGGCACTACACCGACCTCAAACGCGCGGACTGGGGTTTTGAGGGCCCACCCCGCGCCGTGGCCTCGGCGCTGCTGCCGATGGGCGGCGCGGTCTCGGGTGTCGCGGGCCCGAACTGGATGCTGATCGGCGACGCTGCGGCCTGCGTCAACCCACTCAACGGCGAGGGCATCGACTACGGCCTCGAAACCGGGCGGTTGGCCGCCGACCTGCTGGACTCCCCCGACGTCTCGGCCGCGTGGCCCGCCCTGCTGCGGGCGCACTACGGCAAGGGGTTCTCGGTGGCTCGCCGGTTGGCGCTGTTGTTGACCCTGCCGCGGTTCCTGCCGCTGACGGGTCCGATCGCGATGCGTTCGACGGCGCTGATGGGCATCGCGGTGCGCGTCATGGGCAACCTGGTCACCGACGAGGACGCCGACGCGATCGCTCGGGTGTGGCGGGTCGCCGGGGCGGGTTCGCGGCGCATCGACCGCCGCAAGCCGTTCACGTGAGCACCGCAGCCGGGGGCGACGCCGACGCCGAGGTGTACCGCGCGCCGTTGCGGTCCCGGCGCGACGACATCGATCCCGGC
The DNA window shown above is from Mycolicibacterium confluentis and carries:
- the menJ gene encoding menaquinone reductase, with the translated sequence MNSYVAHTAEVVVVGAGPAGSAAAAWAARAGRDVIVIDSATFPRDKTCGDGLTPRAVAELQLLGLGGWLDEHIRHLGLRLAGFGSEVEVPWPGPSFPSTGSAVPRTELDDRIRQVAEDSGAKMLLGVKAVDVEHDSVGRVTAVVLADGSRVECRALIVADGVRSTLGRVLGREWHQETVYGVAARGYVASPRADEPWISSDLELRSTEGAVLPGYGWIFPLGNGEVNIGVGALATAKRPADVALKPLIRHYTDLKRADWGFEGPPRAVASALLPMGGAVSGVAGPNWMLIGDAAACVNPLNGEGIDYGLETGRLAADLLDSPDVSAAWPALLRAHYGKGFSVARRLALLLTLPRFLPLTGPIAMRSTALMGIAVRVMGNLVTDEDADAIARVWRVAGAGSRRIDRRKPFT